From Clostridium sp. SY8519:
TCTGCGGATTGCCTTCTGGAAAAAGCGCATCAGATCCAGGTGTCCGATGTATTTCATTGTGTCATATTTCCGGAATTTAATTCGGATTTTCATAACAGACTCCTTCCTTCCATACTGCGGCTCCGCATCCGCTGCACTGTTCCCGGCAGTTTGGCGTCACTTTACCGGCGAGGGCCTGCTGCCATTCCCGGTAAAGAAACTGTTTGCTGACACCGGCATCAATGAAGTCCCAGGGGAAGATCTCCTCTGCCGCCCGCGGCCGTACCGTATAAAAGTCCGTATCGATTCCGGTTTCCTGAAAGGCTTCTGCCCAGTGGGAACGGTCAAAAAAGTCTGTCCAGGCAGCGAAAATACCGCCCTTTTCATAGACGCGGATCAGCGCCTCGGAAAGTCTGCGGTCGCCCCGGGCCAGGATTCCTTCGATTACTGTCACATCGGAAGAATGCCAGTGATAACGGATGCTTTTCTGATTCGTCTGGGAACGAATCGATTCTTTTACTACGGATGCCCGGTGCTCAAAATCTTTCATCCGGCACATGGGATACCACTGAAACGGCGTAAAGGGCTTCGGAACGAAAAAGGAGGTGCTTACCGTAATCTGGCATTTCCCGTTCCTGGACTCCTTCGGAATTTCGTAATACTGCTCCGCGATTTTCTGTGCCAGTTCGCCTATGGCCCGCATATCTTCTTCGGTTTCCGTGGGCTGTCCAAGCATAAAATACAGTTTCACTTTATTCCATCCGCCCTGAAACGCCAGAGAGGCACCGGACAGAATCTCCTCCTCTGTCAGCCCCTTGTTAATGACATCACGCAGGCGCTGGGAACCGGCTTCCGGCGCAAAAGTCAGACTGCTTTTTTTCACATCCTGCAGCCGGGACATAATCCCCAGGGAAAAGGCGTCGATGCGCAGTGACGGCAGGGTCACGGAAATTCCCTGGCTTGCGTACTCTTCTGTGAGAAAATGAAGCAGCTCTTCCAGTTCGGAATAATCACTGGAACTTAAGGAACTCAGGGATATTTCATCCTGGCCGGTGGCCGCAAGCATCTGCGCAGCAGCCTGCTTCAGCATTTCCACCTTCCGTTCCCGCAGGGGACGGTAAATCATTCCGGCCTGACAGAACCGGCAGCCCCGGATGCAGCCCCGCATAATCTCCAGTACCACACGGTCCTGCGTCGTTCTGAGAAACGGAACAAGCGGACGTTTGAGAAAATACTGGCCTTCCATGTCGGTCACAACCTGTTTCCGCACTTTTTCCGGAACGCCCTCCGCGGTCGGAACAAAGGAGGCAATGGTCCCATCGGCGTGATAACTCACCTCATACAGGGACGGCACATAGATTCCCTCAATTCCGGCTGCCTGCCGCAGAAATTCCTGCCGGGAACAGGAGCTATCCTTCCGGCAGGCCTGGTACAGATCCAGGAGACGGTCATAGGAGGTTTCCCCTTCTCCGATATAGATCAGATCAAAAAAATCCGCAATTGGCTCCGGATTGTATACACATGGGCCGCCTGCAATGACAATGGGATCCTCCCAGGTCCGTTCTGCCGCGCGGAACGGAATGCCGGACAGGTCAAGAATCTGCAGAATATTGGGATAACACATCTCATACTGCAGGGTAATGCCGAGAAAATCGAAGGAACGGATGGGATCCTGCGATTCCAGTGCAAACAGGGGGATGTTGTTTTCTTTTAAAATTCGATGCATGTCCGGCCAGGGGGAATAGACCCGTTCGCACCAGACATCTTTCCGCTGATTGAACATTTCATACAGAATCTGTATGCCCAGATGAGACATACCGATTTCATAGACATCCGGGAAGCAGACAGCAAAGCGGATCCCGACAGCAGCGGGATCCTTCTGGATACTGTTAATTTCATTGCCGATGTATCGCTCCGGCTTTTCTGCCTGCATCAGAAGACGTTCAGAAAGCGCCAGTTTTTTCATAGTATTCCTCCATTATGCCGGCGTTTGGTCCGCCGGTTCTGCCAGAGTCCGGTAAAAGCAGCTGTGATGGCCCGTATGGCAGGCTGCGCCGGTCTGAATGACAGAAGCAAGTATGGTATCGTTGTCACAGTCAATGGCCAGGGCCTTCACTTCCTGAAAATGGCCGGAAGTCATTCCTTTGACCCACAGTTCCTCCCGGCTTCTGCTCCAGTAGGTCATTCGGCCGGTCTGCATGGTGGCAAGGTATGCTTCTTCATTCATATAGGCAAGCATCAGGACTTCGCCGGTGCCGTATTCCTGTACAATGACCGGAACCAGGCCGAGGCTGTCTGTCTTTAAATCGGAAAATGAAAGCGTTGCCTTCCATTTTTTTGTCTGTTCTGTCATGGTTCCTCCTTACAGGCTTCCTTTAGTGGAAAGAATCCCGTCGATTCTTCCGTCCCCGGCTAACGCGGCATCCAGGGCGCGGGCAGTGGCTTTAAAAATGGCTTCGATGATGTGATGGGCATTTTTTCCCTCCAGGACTTTGATATGGAGATTCATGCCGACGTGGGAACTGAGGGCATAAAAAAATTCATGCACCATTTCCGTATCAAAACCGCCCACGGAGGGCACACGGAAATCATAGTCAAAGACCAGAAAGGCTCTGCCGGAAAGATCCACAGCAGACAGTACAAGGGCCTCATCCATCGGAAGAATCATACTGCCGAAGCGGCAGATCCCTTCTTTTGTGCCTGCTGCCTGGCGGATCGCCTCTCCGAGCACAATAGCCGTATCTTCGATGGTATGATGGCAGTCCACTTCCAGATCGCCGCGGGCCGTCACCTGCAGATCAAGAAAACCGTGGCGGGCAAAACTGTTCAGCATGTGGTCGAAAAAGCCGATTCCTGTATGAATATCTGTCTTTCCGCTGCCGTCCAGATTGATGGTGATCGTAATATCTGTTTCTCCTGTTTTTCTGCTGACCGTCGCTGTACGCTGATTCATAAATCTTCCTTTCTCTTACTTTTCCTCAAAACGGACACGGATGGAATTGGCATGGGCTGTCAGGTGTTCTGACTCGGCAAAACGGATGATATCCTCATGGATTTCCTCCAGGGCTTCTCTGGAATAAGAGATAATGCTGGATTTTTTGATAAAATCATCCACAGACAGGGGAGAAAAGAATTTTGCTGTGCCATTGGTGGGCAGGACATGGTTCGGCCCGGCAAAGTAATCCCCTAAGGGTTCGCTGGAATATTCACCAAGGAAAATCGCTCCGGCATTGCGTATTTTTGTCATAACCTGATACGGATCTTTTGTGACGATCTCAAGATGCTCGGAAGCAATGGCATTGGCGGTGTCCACAGCAGTCTGCAGATCCTCTGCGATGAGGATATATCCGTAATTTTCCAGAGATTTTTCAATGATGTCCCGACGCGAAAGTACCTTCAGATAGCCGTCAATCTCCCTGTTTACCTGCTCTGCCAATGCCGGGCTGGTGGTGATCAGGATCGCGCTGGCCATTTCGTCATGCTCCGCCTGGGACAGCAGGTCAGCGGCCACATAATGGGCATTGGCGGTTTCATCCGCAATCACCAGAATCTCGCTCGGACCGGCGATGGAATCGATGCTGACATATCCGAAGACCGCTTTTTTGGCCAGAGCCACATAGATATTGCCGGGACCGACGATTTTGTCTGTTTTCGGAATGGATGCGGTACCGAATGCCATCGCGGCAATGGCCTGCGCACCGCCCACTTTGAATGCGCGGTCGATGCCTGCTTCTTTTGCAGCGATCAGTGTGCCGGGATTTACTTTTCCCTCTTTGTTACAGGGGGTACACATGATAATCTCATCCACACCGGCCACTTTTGCAGGGATAATATTCATCAGCACGGAAGAAGGATAGGCTGCTTTTCCACCGGGGACGTATACCCCCGCCCGCCGGATCGGTGTCACTTTCTGACCCAGTAACGTTCCTTTTTCTGTGCTGTCAAACCAGCTGTACTGCTTCTGCTTCTCGTGATACGCGCGGATATTTTCCTTTGCTCTCCGGATGACGCGGATGAAATCCGGATCTGCAGAGGCATAGGCTTCTTCATACTCTGCCTCTGTAATCTCTACTGTCTCCGGTGTCAGAACCGCGCCGTCGAACTGTCTGGTATAATCAAAGACTGCCGCATCGCCGCGTTCCCGCACACTGCGGATGATCGCATTTACACTGTCCTCATAACTGGAATAATTGTTGGGGCTTCTCTTCAGAAGGTCCTCCAGGATTCTGTCGGTTGTTTCCTTGTTTAAATTTAATGTACGCATTCTGTCAGTACACGCTCCTTATTTACTCTTTTTCCTGCAGCAGTTTCCGAAGCCGGGTGATAATATCCGTAATCCGCTCCTGCTCCATTTTCATGCTTACGGGATTCACTACCATACGCGCAGACAGGGGGGTGATTTCCTCCAGAACGTTCAGGCCGTTTTCCCGCAGGGTGGTTCCTGTTTCCACAATATCCACGATTACATCCGAAAGTCCCACAATGGGGGCCAGTTCGATGGAACCGTTGAGTTTGATGATTTCCACTGTCTGGTGCTTTTTATTGTAAAAATAATCTTTTGCGATCTTCGGATATTTTGTGGCAACCCGGATCTGTTCATGGTGATTCAGCAGATCCCGGGCACTTTCCTTTCCGCAGACGCACATTCTGCATTTTCCGAAGCCCAGGTCCAGCACTTCATAGATATTGCGGCCTTCCTCCAGAATGGTGTCCCGGCCCACAATGCCGATATCCGCAGCTCCGTATTCTACATAAGTAGGCACATCCGGACCTTTGGCAAGAAAAAACCGCAGTTTCAGTTCTTCATTGACAAAAATCAGTTTCCGTGTTTCCTTGTCTTTTACCTCTTCACAGGGAATCCCGATTTGTTCAAACATATCCACCGCCTGATTGGCAAGCCGGCCCTTTCCCAGGGCAAATGTCAAATATCGCATACTCTCAATCTCTCCTTCGTGTTATCCAAGATAGTAAATCAGATCCTGGATGCCGCTGCGCCGCGCGGCGGCTTCATAAATCTCCTTTGGCCTGG
This genomic window contains:
- the hisB gene encoding imidazoleglycerol-phosphate dehydratase HisB translates to MNQRTATVSRKTGETDITITINLDGSGKTDIHTGIGFFDHMLNSFARHGFLDLQVTARGDLEVDCHHTIEDTAIVLGEAIRQAAGTKEGICRFGSMILPMDEALVLSAVDLSGRAFLVFDYDFRVPSVGGFDTEMVHEFFYALSSHVGMNLHIKVLEGKNAHHIIEAIFKATARALDAALAGDGRIDGILSTKGSL
- a CDS encoding TIGR03960 family B12-binding radical SAM protein, whose translation is MKKLALSERLLMQAEKPERYIGNEINSIQKDPAAVGIRFAVCFPDVYEIGMSHLGIQILYEMFNQRKDVWCERVYSPWPDMHRILKENNIPLFALESQDPIRSFDFLGITLQYEMCYPNILQILDLSGIPFRAAERTWEDPIVIAGGPCVYNPEPIADFFDLIYIGEGETSYDRLLDLYQACRKDSSCSRQEFLRQAAGIEGIYVPSLYEVSYHADGTIASFVPTAEGVPEKVRKQVVTDMEGQYFLKRPLVPFLRTTQDRVVLEIMRGCIRGCRFCQAGMIYRPLRERKVEMLKQAAAQMLAATGQDEISLSSLSSSDYSELEELLHFLTEEYASQGISVTLPSLRIDAFSLGIMSRLQDVKKSSLTFAPEAGSQRLRDVINKGLTEEEILSGASLAFQGGWNKVKLYFMLGQPTETEEDMRAIGELAQKIAEQYYEIPKESRNGKCQITVSTSFFVPKPFTPFQWYPMCRMKDFEHRASVVKESIRSQTNQKSIRYHWHSSDVTVIEGILARGDRRLSEALIRVYEKGGIFAAWTDFFDRSHWAEAFQETGIDTDFYTVRPRAAEEIFPWDFIDAGVSKQFLYREWQQALAGKVTPNCREQCSGCGAAVWKEGVCYENPN
- the hisG gene encoding ATP phosphoribosyltransferase codes for the protein MRYLTFALGKGRLANQAVDMFEQIGIPCEEVKDKETRKLIFVNEELKLRFFLAKGPDVPTYVEYGAADIGIVGRDTILEEGRNIYEVLDLGFGKCRMCVCGKESARDLLNHHEQIRVATKYPKIAKDYFYNKKHQTVEIIKLNGSIELAPIVGLSDVIVDIVETGTTLRENGLNVLEEITPLSARMVVNPVSMKMEQERITDIITRLRKLLQEKE
- the hisD gene encoding histidinol dehydrogenase encodes the protein MRTLNLNKETTDRILEDLLKRSPNNYSSYEDSVNAIIRSVRERGDAAVFDYTRQFDGAVLTPETVEITEAEYEEAYASADPDFIRVIRRAKENIRAYHEKQKQYSWFDSTEKGTLLGQKVTPIRRAGVYVPGGKAAYPSSVLMNIIPAKVAGVDEIIMCTPCNKEGKVNPGTLIAAKEAGIDRAFKVGGAQAIAAMAFGTASIPKTDKIVGPGNIYVALAKKAVFGYVSIDSIAGPSEILVIADETANAHYVAADLLSQAEHDEMASAILITTSPALAEQVNREIDGYLKVLSRRDIIEKSLENYGYILIAEDLQTAVDTANAIASEHLEIVTKDPYQVMTKIRNAGAIFLGEYSSEPLGDYFAGPNHVLPTNGTAKFFSPLSVDDFIKKSSIISYSREALEEIHEDIIRFAESEHLTAHANSIRVRFEEK
- the hisI gene encoding phosphoribosyl-AMP cyclohydrolase; the protein is MTEQTKKWKATLSFSDLKTDSLGLVPVIVQEYGTGEVLMLAYMNEEAYLATMQTGRMTYWSRSREELWVKGMTSGHFQEVKALAIDCDNDTILASVIQTGAACHTGHHSCFYRTLAEPADQTPA